The DNA region AGAAGTCGGAGCGTGGCCAGAGGCTCACCGCGATGCCGGATCAGAATGCCCACCCAGACGAGCACGGCCAAAAACGCGGCGTCTGTTCGGCTCAGGCACACGGCTGCCGTGATCACGCCGAGCCGGATGGCAGCGTGCGACGAGCCGACACCCCGCACAAATCCCTGCCACAACAGCAGACTTGTGGTGAACATCAGCAGGCCTGTTTCGAGGCCGTTCACCGCGTGCGTCAACACGATGGGATTGAGCGCCATCAGGACGCTGAAGGCCACCGCCACGCGGGCATCCCACAGGTGCTCCACGCAGCGCGCCAGCACGGCAATCGCCAACGCCGTCAGGATCGCACCAGCCATGAGGACATACGCGAACGTGTGCCCGGCCACCGCCAGCACGGGCGTGATGACCAGGGCCCAAAGCGGATGAAAACCGTTCGTCCGCGTGGGGCCGTCGAACGAAAACCACCATCCGTCGCGAACATGCTCTGCAACACCAAAGTAATAAAACGCATCGTCTGGCACGAAGCCGAGAAGACGGTCAGGATTTGTTGCGGCGAGTGCCCCACCCACAGGGATGAGGCAAAGGCGAAGGCGAGGGGCCATAACCACAGGAAGGCTCGCGTCACGCCAGCGGAGCCTATCATGCGGCGCCGCCTGCGTCGGGGCCCTTATAATCTCCGCCCGCCGTCCTGCTTCCGCTCTTTCTAGCGGCCGGAGGTTCCCTGCCGTGTCAAGTTCCTGATTCCTGCGGGCCTCTGCGGGGCGATTTCTCGACGGCTCGGTGGATTCCAGCCCAGACCGCTGGAGGTCAACGCAGCACCGGAGACGCTCGACGAACCACCCGCATCGACCGTCCGCTGAAGTGCGGTGGTCGTTGATAAGCGATCGCCACCTTCATCGGGCGCACGGCCACGCTCGTGCCGGCTGAGAAGTACACGTGGCAGGCGACACCTGAAGTGCGCAGCTTCGCGCGCCTCTTCGCGCATATCGTGGACGACAACAACGGCGCGTGCGCGGCCATGGCGGGCGTGACGCCC from Acidobacteriota bacterium includes:
- a CDS encoding glycosyltransferase family 39 protein — protein: MAPRLRLCLIPVGGALAATNPDRLLGFVPDDAFYYFGVAEHVRDGWWFSFDGPTRTNGFHPLWALVITPVLAVAGHTFAYVLMAGAILTALAIAVLARCVEHLWDARVAVAFSVLMALNPIVLTHAVNGLETGLLMFTTSLLLWQGFVRGVGSSHAAIRLGVITAAVCLSRTDAAFLAVLVWVGILIRHRGEPLATLRLLVRAGVVAALIMAPGSSTTSSCSAV